Sequence from the Caretta caretta isolate rCarCar2 chromosome 8, rCarCar1.hap1, whole genome shotgun sequence genome:
AAACCAGAATAAGAGAGCTGTAATACCCAAGACAGGAAAGGAACAGGCATAGATAGAGATTTCAGAAGAGCCACTATCAAGAATTCTGGAAATGGGAGTAAGCAGACTAGTTAAGGATCATAAGGGATGGAAATGAAAGTTCATGAACAAAAATGACTCCCAAGATTTGAGCTGAAAAGAGCAACAATATAAGCTAGGCAGGGGCATGAGAACTGTCAACAAATGTGCAACAGTAGTAAGTTTCTTATCATAAGAAAGAGTCAGCAGAACGTACCGCTTCAACACGTGCAAGAATTATAGGCATTCCAAAGGCAGAAACAACAATTCCAGTTGTGAAGAAATATGCCAATTCCCTGCAGGCACTGCTAGCGGCATCAGTGTCATcgcttactctttttgcaatgaaGTGAGGAATGGGACAAAGGACATAAAATATCAAGACAAACAGGGGCCAGTACACACTGTGGGAGAAAAAGccccaaaaagaaaaagttaCTTTTCACATTGAAATCAAATCAGACAGACAACTTTATAGATTTCAAAGGGATTTTCACATACACAAAATtaagtgtgtgtgtctttgtaaGATCAGGACCAATGTTTGTACTAAATAACCTACTTTTTAGCCTTTTGATTATCAGAAAACAATTGATATGTAAGCATGTTTAGTCACTATTGGACAAGGTATATCTAATAGTTAATCTTAAAACTCAGTGAATTTTACAGttatttttatatactttttcaaaaataaaccaTCTGGTTGTTGTTTAGAATTAGTAAAATTTAAatatcatttgtatttttttaatgctgCTTGTGAATGTCAGATAAATTCACCTCTACTCCATTCAGTATTactattttaataaaatcagtaAAATATTAAAATCAAATCAATACTAGAGAAATCTATTGCAAAAATACTACTACAAAGTTAAAATTACAGACTCATTAAACAATACTATATTGCTACCCGAGACTCAGTGTACAATGATTTTACTCCAGTTTTTACAGGAGTTAAACATCAATGAAAATAGTGGATTTACAATAACTATAGCCCCATTACCAACTGTTGGTTCTGGACCTTACAATGGTGTTCTAGGACAGTAGGTTTAACATGAATAATAATGCAAAGCTAAATGGGTTACAACGCCATCCAATCAGAATCCACAATTCTTAGTTAACTACTGAACTTACCTTTTAGCTAATAAAACAATGGTTAAATGTGCATACTCCAAATTACATGGGACCGACATACAGCTAGACTGCATATGTGTATTTACATGGGCAGTTCAAGAACACAAAGTTAGAACAAAgtcaatttttgtttttgaacTGAATTATTTCTTACCCATAATATTCTAGGGCACATCCCAACATAAGAAACGTTAGACCAATGGCTCCACTGAAGGATAAACCAACAAGGGCTGTACAAGAACAAAGAAATGGACTGTTATGCtgaaaactcaaaacaaaacaataattatTATAACTTTAAGAGGAAGGCACCCTGACATTGTCACAGCAACACTTTCTCCAAGACTCAGTAAAAACTGCCCTTGACTTGAATCAGCAGCTGCAATGCAAAGTGATTCATTATTTCAATTCATTGTGTGACTTGGTTACAATTGATAATTGTAGCAGATACATTCCTCATTCGTTTGATTTTTATTCTGCACCTTTTCTGCTCTTGATACCATATTCTTCATTGAATAAACATAGCAACAACTTATTGATGCTTCAAAATAGAATTTAAGGgatttttactctttttaaagtTTCATTAAAATCTAATAATAGCATTTTTATACCTTGTGAAATCAAGACACACCACAACACAAATAAGGCTTTTATTAGACTTTAAACCATTCCCTACATTGTTTGCAATCCACACACTGCAGCAACCTAAGAGTGCATGGAAAGCAAAAAATGAAACCAGCAAGTCTCTCTCATTACCCCCAAGGTAAAAAAGGCCAAGGTATCACTGGATCCTGATCTTTGAGGATAAGGCCTTTTGTAACATCACTTCAAGCCTTCCAAAATTATTCACAACTTTTACAGATGTCAGCCACTTCAGGgaacactagggtgaccagacagcaagtgtgaaaaatcaggatgggggtggagggtaataggagcctatataagaaaaagacccaaaaatccggactgtccctataaaattgggacatctagtCATCTAGGGAACACCTGAGGAAGGGTGCGGGAGCTGGAGAGCTACTCTGGAGGCAAAACGAGAAACAGGGGATCCAGAGAACTGAGGGGGACCAGATTCGGGGGCAGGGAGGATGAGGAAGAATCAGAGGTGTGTGAGGGGGCCACAAGGGAGAACTGGGGGTGTCCAGACTCGGAGGCgagggggaacagtggggagAAATGGAGGTGGGCCCAGGATAGAAGGAATGGGAGAATCCGGGATGTCAGGGAGACTGAAAGGGGCAAGGGGGAGAGTGACGTGAGGAGGAACAAGGACAACCCAGTGAGGGAGAGGCAACGAGGCTCGAGGCTCGGGAGGAGGGAACAGGAGGAACTCAGCAATGTTGTGGCTCAGGAGAAGGAATCAGGGTGTccaggctcagggtgggggcaaaTCAAGAGTGACAAGGCTTGAGAGGGTATCATGACTGGGCAGGGAGGGAATCGAGGGGTGACAAGCCTCACAGGAGGGAACTGGGGTGTCCAAGCTCGGGGGGGGGCAGTTTGCGTGTCGAGGCTCGGGAGGGTACCGTGGCTGGGGGGGCAA
This genomic interval carries:
- the LEPROT gene encoding leptin receptor gene-related protein; this encodes MAGVKALVGLSFSGAIGLTFLMLGCALEYYGVYWPLFVLIFYVLCPIPHFIAKRVSDDTDAASSACRELAYFFTTGIVVSAFGMPIILARVEAIKWGACGLVLAGNTVIFLTILGFFLVFGRGDDFSWEQW